A stretch of Helicobacter pylori DNA encodes these proteins:
- the tsaE gene encoding tRNA (adenosine(37)-N6)-threonylcarbamoyltransferase complex ATPase subunit type 1 TsaE: MRANLDELDKVAAVILKDDFKGVVLLKGVVGSGKTTLVQACLKHLGLDIQATSPTFSLMHAYSESVFHYDFYMRDLKACLELGMLECLLEKGIHFVEWGDEKLEKILKKYDLAIKVVEIKTESTSRFYTIKIA; this comes from the coding sequence ATGAGGGCGAATTTAGATGAGTTGGACAAAGTGGCGGCTGTAATTTTAAAAGATGATTTTAAGGGAGTGGTGCTTTTAAAGGGCGTTGTGGGGAGCGGTAAAACGACCTTAGTTCAAGCGTGCTTGAAACATTTGGGTTTAGACATTCAAGCGACTTCCCCAACCTTTAGCTTGATGCATGCTTATAGCGAGAGCGTGTTCCATTACGATTTTTACATGCGCGATTTAAAGGCTTGCTTGGAGCTTGGCATGTTGGAGTGTTTGTTAGAAAAGGGGATTCATTTTGTGGAATGGGGTGATGAAAAATTAGAAAAAATTTTAAAAAAATACGATTTAGCTATTAAGGTTGTGGAAATCAAAACCGAATCAACTAGCCGTTTTTATACGATAAAGATCGCTTAA